A part of Planococcus sp. MB-3u-03 genomic DNA contains:
- a CDS encoding vWA domain-containing protein has protein sequence MTSINRFIQFNNETVDTRLLNRMQQLSRALSSAPYLRLTTRKLWEFRPSEGAVSMSVFWRHRPKEIEQAGYLSDIYLVSAGFWRHFSMRSWRNFEQAETRLPELATQLLLMAEEFRLSDRIIAERPGTKHAFEVREKIVSGFHSDQLEQNRKKGFWADAFLNAAYLKLRGKDVSLNDDLDPLFLAWTELFSADSTEDSARTIHKILPQLEYLLGSDALHTYYTFGEPAEKTPPQRYHEGIEAEQSEEEEEIDTIEEWFQSWHRETELNDAAALEYELERGDSKPADGGREEEGAGEVEQTGTGESQGEHREDNLADEQRKDEKKPKKANGRFGSANDGVVYYESRIEALPLDRQQLQQWRSEQAPYVRALLKEMQKRMQQRVESERTNLHAGRLSKNLLPLVTDERPKPFYRKTAPSKQLDAVFSLMIDGSASMVDKLDETKQAVLLFHDVLRSLKIPHEIAVFYEDAYEAGDDKQPNYFEWLHKFTDGMTDHAAEILSLDAHEDNRDGFAIRWMAERLKQRLEKHRFMLVFSDGEPSAYNYADNGIIDTAQAVSETEKIGIEVMHLFLSGESTSEEQAAFYRMLYGNKSVSADSLEQFVEQTLRLLKRTLHLVVQAL, from the coding sequence ATGACTTCAATCAATCGCTTTATCCAATTCAATAATGAAACGGTTGATACGAGGCTCCTCAACCGGATGCAACAGCTTTCCAGAGCGTTGTCATCCGCGCCGTACCTGCGGTTGACGACACGGAAATTATGGGAATTCCGGCCATCTGAAGGCGCTGTCTCGATGAGTGTTTTCTGGCGCCATCGGCCAAAGGAAATCGAGCAGGCCGGCTATCTTTCAGACATTTATTTGGTGAGCGCTGGATTTTGGCGCCATTTCAGCATGCGATCTTGGCGCAATTTTGAACAGGCGGAAACCCGTTTGCCTGAACTTGCCACGCAGTTGCTGTTGATGGCGGAAGAATTCCGCTTGAGTGACCGCATCATAGCGGAACGTCCTGGGACGAAGCATGCATTTGAAGTGAGGGAGAAAATCGTCTCTGGTTTCCATTCCGATCAGCTGGAACAAAACCGCAAAAAAGGCTTTTGGGCCGACGCCTTCCTAAATGCCGCTTATTTGAAGCTGCGCGGCAAAGATGTGTCGTTAAATGACGATCTGGATCCTTTGTTTTTGGCCTGGACGGAATTATTCAGTGCCGATTCGACTGAAGATTCTGCGCGGACCATACATAAGATTTTGCCGCAACTGGAATATTTGCTGGGTTCGGATGCTCTCCATACGTATTACACTTTCGGTGAACCGGCTGAGAAAACGCCTCCCCAAAGGTACCACGAAGGCATTGAGGCAGAGCAGTCAGAAGAGGAAGAGGAGATCGACACGATCGAAGAATGGTTTCAATCCTGGCACCGTGAAACCGAATTGAATGATGCCGCTGCCCTTGAGTATGAACTCGAGCGAGGCGATTCAAAGCCCGCTGATGGGGGCAGGGAAGAAGAAGGTGCTGGGGAAGTCGAACAAACCGGCACCGGAGAGTCCCAAGGCGAACACCGCGAAGACAACCTGGCTGATGAACAGAGAAAAGATGAAAAGAAACCGAAAAAAGCAAACGGCCGTTTCGGATCAGCGAACGATGGCGTCGTCTATTATGAATCACGCATCGAAGCCTTGCCTTTAGATCGTCAACAGCTGCAGCAATGGCGCAGCGAACAAGCCCCCTATGTGCGGGCCTTGCTGAAGGAAATGCAAAAGCGTATGCAGCAGCGTGTCGAAAGCGAACGGACGAATTTGCATGCTGGCCGCCTGTCGAAAAACCTATTGCCGCTTGTCACCGACGAACGGCCAAAGCCTTTCTACCGGAAAACCGCCCCTTCAAAGCAATTGGATGCGGTCTTCAGCTTGATGATCGACGGTTCCGCTTCCATGGTCGACAAGCTCGACGAGACGAAGCAGGCAGTGCTATTATTCCACGATGTACTCAGGTCGCTCAAAATCCCGCATGAAATTGCGGTCTTTTATGAAGATGCCTACGAAGCGGGGGATGACAAACAGCCCAATTATTTTGAGTGGCTGCATAAATTCACCGACGGCATGACCGACCATGCAGCTGAGATTCTTTCACTCGATGCCCATGAAGACAACCGCGACGGCTTTGCGATTCGTTGGATGGCCGAACGCCTCAAACAGCGCCTCGAGAAGCACCGCTTCATGCTGGTCTTTTCGGACGGCGAGCCGTCTGCTTATAATTACGCCGACAACGGCATCATCGATACGGCCCAAGCCGTTTCGGAAACCGAGAAGATAGGCATTGAAGTGATGCACCTGTTTTTGAGTGGTGAATCGACGAGCGAGGAACAAGCTGCATTCTACCGGATGCTGTATGGCAATAAATCGGTCAGCGCTGATTCACTGGAGCAATTTGTTGAGCAGACGCTGCGCTTATTGAAACGCACCTTGCATTTGGTTGTACAGGCATTATAA
- a CDS encoding DedA family protein: MELDFLWEMAMEYGYLSMFLVNWLLLFGLPIPNEFAAAFSGVVTETSDFKPLPAFLSAYSGLITSNLFAYGLGWLFGHRLIAWLQTTFLQGGIERFRQFLANKGNWAIAFSFFLPGVRWAMPYVVGADRFPLGRYLLFAMPAGFVWTFTYFSLGRSFPYAYEAILGHLQRFLIALSSLAVFGVIGYLAIVRKGGKGGQV, translated from the coding sequence ATGGAGCTGGATTTTTTATGGGAAATGGCGATGGAATACGGGTATTTGAGTATGTTCTTGGTGAATTGGCTATTGCTGTTTGGCCTGCCGATCCCCAATGAATTCGCTGCAGCGTTTTCAGGCGTTGTGACGGAAACGAGCGACTTTAAGCCGCTTCCTGCCTTTTTGTCCGCATACAGCGGGCTGATTACGAGCAATTTATTCGCCTATGGGCTCGGGTGGCTGTTCGGCCATCGCTTGATTGCTTGGCTGCAGACGACGTTTCTGCAGGGCGGCATTGAACGGTTCCGGCAGTTTTTGGCCAATAAAGGCAATTGGGCAATCGCTTTCAGTTTTTTCCTTCCAGGCGTGCGCTGGGCGATGCCTTATGTCGTCGGGGCAGACCGCTTTCCGCTTGGGCGCTATCTACTTTTCGCCATGCCTGCTGGGTTTGTCTGGACTTTCACCTACTTCTCACTGGGACGCAGTTTTCCATATGCCTATGAAGCGATTCTCGGACATTTGCAAAGGTTTTTGATCGCTTTATCGAGTCTCGCGGTCTTCGGGGTGATCGGGTATCTGGCAATCGTGCGAAAAGGCGGCAAGGGAGGGCAAGTTTGA
- a CDS encoding ATP-binding protein — protein MTIIDEEIKKRTQRDHAEDSNLIGEGGYISPDENLWNDILTAVVLKKPVLLKGPTGAGKTKLAESISELFQQPIQSINCSVDLDAEALLGFKTLVQRDGQSAIEFVEGPVVTAMKHGHILYIDEINMAKAETLPILHSALDYRRMLTNPFTGEVIQAHPDFSVMAAINEGYIGTSPMNEALKNRFISYPIPYLSGEQLRGLWDREFPDADPKLKTFMLNLAADLMKQVESGLMSEEAASIRSLLDATALAMHIDTLRAVRYAIAEKLDDESERNLLMDLANTWRK, from the coding sequence ATGACGATAATTGATGAAGAAATCAAGAAACGGACGCAGCGTGACCACGCAGAAGATTCAAACCTGATCGGGGAAGGCGGCTATATTTCGCCTGATGAAAATTTATGGAACGATATCCTGACAGCTGTCGTGCTGAAAAAGCCGGTGCTGTTGAAAGGGCCGACAGGAGCAGGGAAAACGAAGCTCGCCGAAAGCATTTCCGAGCTGTTCCAGCAACCGATCCAGAGCATCAACTGTTCTGTCGACTTGGATGCGGAAGCGCTGCTCGGCTTTAAGACATTGGTGCAGCGCGATGGCCAAAGCGCGATTGAGTTTGTTGAAGGACCTGTCGTAACCGCCATGAAACATGGCCATATCCTTTACATCGATGAAATCAATATGGCGAAAGCCGAAACTTTGCCGATCCTTCACAGTGCGCTCGATTATCGCCGGATGCTGACCAATCCATTTACTGGCGAAGTGATCCAAGCGCATCCTGACTTTTCGGTAATGGCTGCCATTAATGAAGGGTATATCGGGACATCGCCGATGAACGAAGCGCTAAAAAACCGTTTCATTTCCTATCCTATTCCTTATTTGTCCGGCGAGCAGCTCCGAGGCCTGTGGGATAGGGAATTTCCGGATGCTGACCCGAAGCTGAAAACGTTCATGTTGAACTTGGCAGCAGATTTGATGAAGCAAGTGGAAAGCGGCCTAATGTCAGAAGAAGCCGCCTCAATCCGAAGCTTATTGGATGCAACTGCGCTCGCGATGCATATCGATACGCTGCGCGCCGTCCGCTACGCCATCGCCGAAAAACTGGACGATGAAAGTGAACGGAATTTATTGATGGATTTGGCGAATACTTGGCGAAAGTAG
- a CDS encoding cold-shock protein: MQGKVKEFNDDKGFGYIEGDTGELFYFETININEEGFRRFMPNQHVEFTIYDGAPDKERVATNVTLVF, translated from the coding sequence ATGCAGGGAAAAGTGAAAGAATTTAATGACGATAAAGGATTCGGTTATATCGAAGGCGATACGGGCGAGTTGTTTTATTTTGAAACGATCAACATCAATGAAGAAGGGTTCCGCCGCTTTATGCCGAACCAGCACGTTGAATTTACCATTTACGACGGGGCTCCCGATAAGGAACGGGTAGCGACGAACGTCACATTAGTCTTCTAA
- a CDS encoding 5-bromo-4-chloroindolyl phosphate hydrolysis family protein yields the protein MQSQYYKVRSISSFKQLMDMVKIANKILLIVQQNPRKFYLAEPFFYSHLDSAIELTGKYTLLVGQPVKDMEMRIALQETREMLRSLQHVMEADLKRVLSTDVEQLRMELDYARLAVDQHNTRTIEQQQQIEHKGDMENDQQSDEK from the coding sequence TTGCAAAGCCAATATTATAAAGTACGATCCATCTCCTCTTTCAAGCAATTAATGGATATGGTTAAAATCGCAAATAAAATTTTACTGATCGTCCAGCAAAACCCGCGCAAATTCTATTTGGCAGAACCATTCTTCTATTCGCATCTGGATTCTGCCATTGAATTGACCGGCAAATATACATTATTGGTCGGACAGCCCGTCAAAGACATGGAGATGCGCATTGCGCTCCAGGAAACGCGTGAAATGCTTCGTTCATTGCAGCATGTAATGGAAGCCGACCTGAAACGCGTGCTGTCTACGGACGTGGAGCAATTGCGCATGGAACTCGATTATGCGCGGCTCGCTGTCGACCAGCACAATACGAGAACAATCGAACAGCAACAGCAAATCGAACATAAAGGAGACATGGAAAATGACCAACAATCAGACGAGAAATGA
- the dapF gene encoding diaminopimelate epimerase, whose protein sequence is MELLKVHGSMNTFFLYEGSDREDFPQLTKRLAALDPEIDGLLTVSPSTHADAKMRVFNTDGSEASMCGNGLRCVARYVCEREGIEQAVIETMKADLAVQKEQEVDAGVNMYGVEISPVSFQLADLPMMFDQHTEWRQRALPFVGADIPFTAVAVPNPHLIGIVGKDLQQHPSHQEKWAAYFNGDNPYFPDGVNLSYVTPLKEEIFVRTYERGVGFTDACGTAMTASALVSCLAGLVPFGDVSVFNPGGMVNCSVKSADGQYQLKLSGNATYLGVYRFRAGTASAGGELELMNQSDEQPAYERFIEKISGATAELR, encoded by the coding sequence ATGGAATTACTGAAAGTACACGGTTCAATGAATACATTTTTCCTCTATGAAGGAAGCGACCGCGAGGATTTTCCGCAATTAACGAAGCGGCTGGCGGCACTTGATCCGGAAATAGACGGCCTCTTGACCGTCTCCCCATCCACACACGCTGATGCGAAAATGCGTGTCTTCAATACGGACGGTTCCGAAGCTTCCATGTGCGGCAATGGTTTGCGCTGCGTCGCGCGCTATGTTTGCGAACGGGAAGGCATCGAACAGGCCGTAATCGAAACGATGAAAGCGGATTTGGCGGTGCAAAAAGAACAGGAAGTCGACGCCGGCGTAAACATGTACGGTGTTGAAATTTCACCGGTGTCTTTCCAGCTTGCCGATTTGCCGATGATGTTCGATCAGCATACGGAATGGCGCCAACGTGCGTTGCCATTCGTGGGTGCTGACATTCCGTTTACGGCAGTTGCCGTGCCGAACCCTCACCTGATCGGGATCGTCGGCAAGGACTTGCAGCAACACCCATCCCATCAGGAAAAATGGGCCGCTTATTTTAACGGCGACAATCCCTATTTTCCGGACGGGGTCAATTTAAGTTATGTGACGCCATTAAAAGAAGAAATTTTTGTCCGGACTTACGAGAGAGGCGTCGGCTTTACGGACGCCTGCGGGACGGCCATGACGGCATCCGCTTTGGTCAGCTGTCTTGCGGGGCTCGTCCCGTTCGGTGACGTTTCCGTCTTTAACCCAGGTGGTATGGTTAACTGTTCGGTAAAATCCGCGGACGGTCAGTATCAATTGAAATTGAGCGGCAATGCGACATATCTGGGCGTTTATCGCTTCCGTGCCGGCACTGCTTCAGCAGGCGGCGAGCTGGAACTGATGAACCAGTCGGATGAGCAGCCGGCTTATGAAAGATTCATTGAGAAAATCAGCGGTGCGACAGCAGAGCTGAGATAA
- a CDS encoding ABC-F family ATP-binding cassette domain-containing protein, whose translation MIAVNDVSLRFGDRKLFEDVNIQFNPGNCYGLIGANGAGKSTFIKILSGELEAQSGNVYMGSGERLAVLKQNHFEYEEYAVLETVIMGHKKLYEVMSEKNAIYMKEDFSDEDGMRAAELEGEFAELNGWEAESEAAILLQGLGISEDLHDKKMAELSGSDKVKVLLAQALFGKPDVLLLDEPTNHLDLKAIQWLEEFLINFDNTVIVVSHDRHFLNKVCTHIADLDFGKIQLYVGNYDFWYESSQLATRLASDQNAKKEEKIKELQAFIARFSANASKSKQATSRKKMLDKIELDDIRPSSRKYPFVNFTIGREIGNDVLTVKDLSQTVDGNQLLNNISFNMNKDDKIVLMGDPLAKSALLRVLAEEDEPASGSARWGVTTSRAYLPIDNTEYFEGSETSLVDWLRQYSPEDESETFLRGFLGRMLFSGEEVKKKPSVLSGGEKVRCMLSKMMLSHANVLLLDEPTNHLDLESIQALNNGMIAFKGAMVFTSHDHQFIQTVANRVIEIQEDGSILDKQLTYDEFLEWKEAQGIAK comes from the coding sequence ATGATAGCAGTAAATGATGTATCTTTGCGTTTTGGCGACCGCAAGTTATTTGAAGATGTCAACATCCAGTTCAACCCAGGCAATTGCTACGGCTTAATCGGAGCGAACGGCGCCGGTAAATCGACGTTCATCAAGATCCTTTCCGGCGAACTTGAAGCACAGTCCGGCAATGTCTATATGGGCTCTGGCGAACGCTTGGCCGTATTGAAGCAAAACCACTTTGAGTATGAAGAATATGCAGTTCTTGAGACGGTCATCATGGGCCATAAAAAACTCTATGAGGTCATGTCCGAGAAGAACGCCATTTATATGAAAGAAGACTTCTCTGACGAGGACGGCATGCGCGCAGCTGAACTTGAAGGCGAATTCGCAGAACTGAACGGCTGGGAAGCTGAATCCGAAGCCGCCATCCTTTTGCAGGGCCTTGGCATTTCCGAGGATCTCCATGATAAGAAAATGGCGGAACTCTCCGGATCCGATAAAGTCAAAGTGCTTTTGGCACAAGCTCTATTCGGCAAACCGGATGTTCTTCTTCTGGATGAGCCGACCAACCACTTGGACTTGAAAGCTATCCAATGGCTTGAAGAATTCCTGATCAACTTTGATAACACTGTCATCGTTGTATCGCATGACCGCCACTTCCTCAATAAAGTATGTACCCATATCGCCGACCTCGACTTTGGAAAAATCCAGCTCTATGTCGGTAACTACGACTTCTGGTATGAGTCCAGCCAGTTGGCGACACGCTTGGCATCCGACCAAAATGCGAAAAAAGAAGAAAAGATCAAAGAGCTTCAGGCCTTTATTGCCCGTTTCTCTGCCAACGCCTCGAAATCCAAGCAGGCGACGTCACGGAAGAAAATGCTCGATAAAATCGAGTTGGACGATATCCGCCCATCTTCCCGTAAATACCCGTTCGTCAACTTCACTATCGGCCGCGAAATCGGCAACGATGTGTTGACTGTAAAAGACCTCAGCCAAACAGTCGACGGCAATCAATTATTGAATAACATCAGCTTCAATATGAACAAAGACGATAAAATCGTTTTGATGGGCGATCCATTGGCTAAATCGGCACTTCTGCGCGTCCTGGCAGAAGAAGACGAGCCGGCTTCCGGTTCTGCCCGCTGGGGTGTCACCACTTCACGCGCCTACTTGCCGATCGACAATACCGAATACTTCGAAGGCAGCGAAACTTCCTTGGTGGACTGGCTTCGCCAATATTCGCCGGAAGACGAAAGCGAAACTTTCCTTCGCGGCTTCCTCGGCAGAATGCTGTTCTCTGGTGAAGAAGTGAAGAAGAAACCTTCTGTTTTGTCCGGTGGCGAAAAAGTACGCTGCATGCTATCGAAAATGATGCTGTCGCATGCCAATGTGCTGCTATTGGATGAGCCAACCAACCACTTGGACCTTGAATCGATCCAAGCCTTGAACAATGGCATGATCGCATTTAAAGGCGCCATGGTCTTCACTTCCCATGACCATCAGTTTATACAGACCGTTGCTAACCGTGTCATCGAAATCCAGGAAGATGGTTCGATTCTCGACAAGCAATTGACCTATGATGAATTTTTGGAATGGAAAGAAGCACAAGGCATCGCCAAGTAA
- a CDS encoding diguanylate cyclase domain-containing protein, translated as MSGPFTKEQMDMLYEKAADPVYFMQQQGNGFIYAWVNPVCQEIFGVDLTGRTVEECMPRELALEIHKQYRIAIKRNERHLYRDYSLFSDRGTAMETELTPFKHEGVQYVLAITRDVTEQKKIEEDYLFYQSLVQNSVDPMLMISADFTILDMNPAYEKTFGVHRKEWLGRNYDDIPQDKQKFFEMGKLLLENSTSTHKASSIFLSRIKSDGREAKFSASYSLIKENGIIRAFHVVFRELTNELLLKHELKRTENILESYKDALNYAALVLIWDISGMIEFANENFKKLTGFESSELTGMNIQSIGQAIMSGQQLAHLQSVLKKGEIWRGQVRSLKKNGQPFWVDATIIPLFDVEGRIYQMLSILFDITDRKEMEEQLHHMAYHDPLTNLPNRRMMVKHFREMEAKSNRTGDQVAVLYIDGDNFKEINDLHGHEIGDEFIHQFARALERSIRKYDVAARIGGDEFLILLPGISAINSRKQIENIISRIQQTLKDGWAINGRQFSPTCSIGSALYPEDGSEFEELIQKADHALYEAKKKGGGIVCFHGEA; from the coding sequence ATGTCGGGACCTTTTACGAAAGAGCAAATGGATATGCTGTACGAAAAAGCGGCCGACCCGGTCTATTTCATGCAACAACAGGGCAACGGCTTTATTTATGCTTGGGTCAATCCGGTCTGCCAGGAGATTTTCGGGGTCGATTTGACAGGCCGTACTGTAGAAGAGTGTATGCCCAGGGAATTGGCGCTGGAAATCCACAAGCAATACCGGATTGCGATCAAGCGCAATGAACGCCATCTGTACAGGGACTATAGCTTGTTCTCTGACCGCGGAACCGCGATGGAAACCGAGCTGACCCCATTTAAGCATGAAGGCGTGCAATACGTGCTGGCCATCACGAGAGATGTGACTGAACAAAAGAAAATCGAAGAGGATTATCTGTTCTATCAATCGCTTGTCCAGAATTCAGTCGACCCGATGTTGATGATCTCAGCCGATTTTACGATCCTCGATATGAACCCAGCTTACGAAAAAACCTTTGGCGTGCACCGTAAGGAATGGCTCGGCCGCAATTACGATGACATTCCGCAAGACAAGCAGAAATTCTTCGAAATGGGCAAGCTTCTCCTTGAAAACAGCACAAGCACACATAAAGCAAGTTCGATTTTCCTGAGCCGCATCAAAAGCGATGGGCGCGAGGCGAAGTTTTCGGCCAGTTATTCATTGATTAAGGAAAACGGGATTATCCGCGCTTTTCATGTCGTGTTCCGTGAGCTAACGAACGAATTATTATTGAAGCATGAACTGAAACGGACGGAGAATATTCTGGAAAGCTACAAAGATGCACTGAATTACGCAGCACTCGTACTCATTTGGGATATCTCCGGTATGATTGAATTTGCCAATGAAAATTTCAAGAAGTTGACGGGCTTTGAAAGCAGTGAATTGACTGGGATGAATATCCAGTCGATCGGCCAAGCCATTATGTCCGGCCAGCAGCTCGCCCATCTCCAGTCGGTCCTGAAAAAAGGCGAGATCTGGCGTGGGCAAGTGCGCAGCTTGAAGAAGAATGGCCAGCCGTTCTGGGTGGATGCCACGATTATTCCGCTGTTTGATGTCGAAGGGCGCATCTATCAAATGCTCTCCATCTTATTCGATATCACCGACCGCAAAGAAATGGAAGAGCAATTGCATCATATGGCGTATCACGACCCGTTGACGAATTTGCCGAACCGCCGGATGATGGTCAAGCATTTCCGTGAAATGGAAGCAAAAAGCAACAGGACGGGAGACCAAGTCGCTGTTTTGTACATAGATGGCGATAACTTCAAGGAAATCAACGATCTGCACGGTCACGAAATAGGCGACGAATTCATCCACCAATTCGCCCGCGCACTTGAGCGCAGCATCCGAAAGTACGATGTGGCGGCGCGCATCGGCGGCGACGAATTCCTCATCCTGCTGCCGGGCATATCTGCTATCAACAGCCGCAAACAGATCGAGAACATCATTTCTCGCATCCAGCAAACCTTGAAAGATGGATGGGCCATCAACGGCCGGCAATTCTCCCCGACTTGCTCAATTGGCAGCGCTTTGTATCCCGAAGACGGCAGCGAGTTTGAAGAGCTGATCCAAAAAGCCGATCATGCGCTGTATGAGGCAAAGAAAAAAGGCGGGGGAATTGTCTGTTTTCACGGTGAGGCATAA
- a CDS encoding DUF6501 family protein has translation MIHTNWLEKETVRTVTCKHTDADKFLVSNVLTVGQQYDVKNETEEFLFVVDNTGKVGGYYKTYFE, from the coding sequence ATGATACATACGAATTGGCTGGAAAAAGAAACCGTCCGTACCGTTACGTGCAAGCATACCGATGCCGATAAATTTTTAGTATCGAATGTGCTGACAGTTGGACAGCAATATGACGTGAAAAACGAAACTGAAGAATTTTTGTTTGTCGTCGACAACACGGGAAAAGTCGGCGGCTATTACAAAACTTATTTCGAATGA
- the odhB gene encoding 2-oxoglutarate dehydrogenase complex dihydrolipoyllysine-residue succinyltransferase → MAEIKVPELAESITEGTIAQWLKQPGDTVEKGEFIVELETDKVNVEVISEEAGVVQELLAEEGDTVEVGQVIATVGEGSGEAAASAPKEEAKKEEAPKEDLAKEEAKQEAPADQEAAPTEEESTSSDRTIASPAARKLAREKGIDLASITPVDPMGRVRVQDVEAHGSKPAAAPAKQEAPKASAPAAPSSDEESGRVVRQKMTRRRQTIAKRLLEVKQSTAMLTTFNEIDMTNVMELRKRKKDKFQQDHDVKLGFMSFFTKAVTAALKKYPYVNAEIDGTDVLLKQFYDVGIAVSTEEGLVVPIVRDTDKKNFAEIEASIGELATKARDKKLSIGDMTGGSFTITNGGVFGSLLSTPILNGTQVGILGMHTIQKRPIAVGDNVEIRPMMYVALSYDHRVIDGSDSVGFLKTVKELIENPEDLLLES, encoded by the coding sequence GTGGCAGAGATCAAAGTACCGGAATTAGCAGAATCGATTACAGAAGGAACAATCGCCCAGTGGCTGAAACAGCCAGGCGATACAGTAGAAAAAGGGGAATTCATCGTTGAACTTGAGACAGACAAAGTCAATGTTGAAGTCATCTCTGAAGAAGCGGGCGTCGTTCAGGAATTGCTCGCTGAAGAAGGCGATACAGTTGAAGTCGGCCAAGTAATCGCAACAGTCGGAGAAGGCTCTGGCGAAGCGGCAGCTTCAGCACCGAAAGAAGAAGCGAAAAAAGAAGAAGCACCAAAAGAAGATCTTGCTAAAGAAGAAGCGAAGCAAGAAGCTCCTGCAGACCAGGAAGCTGCGCCTACAGAAGAAGAAAGCACTTCTTCTGACCGCACAATCGCAAGCCCAGCAGCCCGCAAATTGGCTCGTGAAAAAGGCATCGACCTGGCTTCTATCACCCCAGTAGACCCAATGGGCCGCGTACGCGTCCAAGACGTTGAAGCACACGGTTCGAAACCGGCAGCGGCTCCAGCTAAACAGGAAGCACCAAAAGCTTCTGCACCTGCAGCGCCTTCTTCTGATGAAGAAAGCGGCCGCGTGGTCCGTCAAAAAATGACAAGACGCCGCCAGACCATTGCTAAGCGTTTGCTTGAAGTGAAGCAATCGACTGCCATGCTGACGACGTTCAACGAAATCGACATGACCAATGTAATGGAACTGCGCAAGCGCAAGAAAGACAAATTCCAGCAAGACCATGACGTTAAGCTTGGATTCATGTCATTCTTCACAAAAGCAGTAACTGCTGCATTGAAAAAATACCCATACGTCAATGCTGAAATCGATGGCACGGATGTGCTCTTGAAGCAATTTTATGATGTAGGGATCGCTGTATCGACTGAAGAAGGCCTTGTAGTGCCGATCGTCCGCGATACGGATAAAAAGAACTTTGCAGAAATCGAAGCGTCTATCGGCGAATTGGCAACAAAAGCACGCGACAAGAAATTGTCGATCGGCGATATGACCGGCGGATCGTTCACGATCACAAACGGCGGTGTCTTCGGTTCACTCTTGTCTACACCGATCTTGAACGGTACGCAAGTCGGGATCCTCGGCATGCACACCATCCAGAAGCGCCCGATCGCAGTTGGCGACAATGTTGAAATCCGTCCAATGATGTACGTAGCGCTATCGTATGACCACCGCGTCATCGATGGCAGCGATTCTGTTGGCTTCTTGAAAACAGTGAAAGAATTGATCGAGAACCCAGAAGACCTATTGCTTGAATCTTAA
- a CDS encoding 5-bromo-4-chloroindolyl phosphate hydrolysis family protein: protein MKPIKPIENFIKDNRSASSYVRHVPDSLFRAEIGLLASGAVAAGTYFASNTSMKQYQLSSDSKQLGMTRSEYRNIRVQIKEGKEKSKPCKANIIKYDPSPLSSN, encoded by the coding sequence ATGAAACCCATTAAGCCGATCGAAAACTTCATCAAAGACAATCGGTCAGCCTCCTCTTATGTCCGCCATGTTCCTGATTCTCTATTTAGGGCGGAAATCGGGCTGCTTGCTTCCGGTGCTGTTGCAGCCGGCACTTATTTTGCCAGCAATACATCGATGAAGCAATACCAGCTGTCGAGCGATTCCAAGCAGCTCGGCATGACGAGAAGCGAATACCGGAATATCCGCGTGCAGATCAAGGAAGGCAAAGAAAAATCAAAACCTTGCAAAGCCAATATTATAAAGTACGATCCATCTCCTCTTTCAAGCAATTAA
- a CDS encoding YkvA family protein has translation MGNEYLKKPLPSEEKQRDFYQKLRVRVHNWLESKSSKLDSAGQFVLFAPDLFHLLTRLLLDSRIDKKSKAYVGAGVLYFMAPIDFLPEILVGPGGFMDDVIVAVYVINMVLNRFPKEVVTEHWAGDEDLLKVLSKLANSGDRWAAKLPAGKAVKRFLK, from the coding sequence ATGGGTAACGAATATTTAAAGAAGCCATTGCCGAGTGAAGAAAAGCAACGAGATTTCTATCAAAAGCTTCGTGTCAGGGTGCATAATTGGCTGGAGAGCAAATCATCAAAACTGGATTCTGCTGGCCAGTTCGTCTTATTTGCACCAGACCTTTTCCACTTATTGACCCGCTTGCTGCTGGACAGCCGGATCGATAAGAAAAGCAAAGCCTATGTCGGGGCCGGCGTACTGTATTTCATGGCGCCGATCGATTTTCTCCCGGAAATTCTAGTCGGGCCAGGCGGGTTCATGGACGATGTCATCGTCGCTGTATACGTCATCAACATGGTTTTGAACAGATTCCCGAAAGAAGTCGTGACAGAGCACTGGGCAGGAGACGAAGATCTTTTGAAAGTGCTGAGCAAATTGGCGAATTCCGGGGACCGTTGGGCAGCGAAATTGCCAGCCGGAAAAGCCGTGAAACGCTTCCTGAAATAA